In Numida meleagris isolate 19003 breed g44 Domestic line chromosome 3, NumMel1.0, whole genome shotgun sequence, the following are encoded in one genomic region:
- the KIF25 gene encoding kinesin-like protein KIF25 isoform X2 yields MKSLHSFALELSKDIQRQYKVCLYQVLTAVQGIQLQNEAMQMFQMKAFDLEQSLQEVTERYEREKQKRRALHNSLVELRGNIRVHCRIRPSLPFDHAAGHSVSQDRQRNSLENVAYAIDDETVLVRCSRPGHAPINKTFQFERVYSATESQDTVFADVAPLLTSLLDGYNVCIMAYGQTGSGKTYTMLGPQLEENFALVDEDESELGIIPRATQELFRLISEKPPGSYWVEVSVVEVYNNEVFDLLAKDSCGKVFGIKRDVITTREGKSDVPLLTYETVANTSEFLHLVIKGLQLRVRHPTLVHAHSSRSHLVVTLTINTVVSGDNVGTSCDDEQINLRLNKEVSCTYAQKTRDSKSTSSSRASSPAQLEAAEKLKQVKTRLQLVDLAGSECVGMSGVTGAALRETSFINRSLSALADVLGAIAEQRSHVPYRNSKLTHLLQDSVGGDAKLLVMLCISPSQKYLTESVQSLGFGTRARQVQRGQIKKRNLPVLTKTK; encoded by the exons ATGAAGAGCCTCCATTCATTTGCTCTTGAGCTTTCAAAAGACATTCAGCGTCAGTACAAAGTTTGTCTTTACCAAGTTTTGACAGCAGTCCAAGGGatacagctgcaaaatgaagcAATGCAAA tgtttCAGATGAAGGCTTTTGATCTTGAGCAGTCCCTGCAAGAGGTGACAGAGAGATAcgagagagaaaagcagaagaggagggCTCTACATAACAGCTTAGTT GAGCTGAGAGGGAATATCAGAGTCCATTGTAGGATCCGACCATCACTGCCTTTTGATCATGCTGCTGGACATTCAGTATCACAAGATAG gcaaaGAAACTCTCTAGAAAATGTGGCATACGCCATTGATGAT GAAACTGTCCTTGTAAGGTGTAGCCGTCCTGGTCATGCACCAATAAACAAGACTTTTCAGTTTGAAAG AGTTTACAGTGCTACTGAGTCTCAGGACACAGTGTTTGCAGATGTGGCGCCTTTGCTAACATCTCTCCTGGATGG GTACAATGTGTGTATTATGGCTTATGGACAGACTGGAAGTGGGAAAACATACACAATGTTGGGACCACAGTTAGAAGAGAACTTTGCACTTGTCGATGAAGATGAATCAGAGCTTGGAATTATTCCTCGTGCTACCCAGGAACTGTTCAG acttatttcagaaaagccaCCAGGAAGTTACTGGGTTGAGGTTTCTGTTGTAGAAGTGTATAATAATGAAGTTTTTGATCTTCTGGCCAAAGACAGTTGTGGAAAAGTATTTGGCATCAAACGTGACGTCATCACaaccagagaaggaaaaagtgatGTTCCATTGCTTACGTATGA GACTGTTGCAAACACATCTGAATTTTTGCACCTAGTTATCAAAGGCCTACAGCTAAGAGTCAGGCACCCAACACTGGTGCATGCTCATTCCTCTCGTTCCCATCTGGTGGTTACATTGACCATAAACACAGTTGTCTCTGGAGATAACGTCG GTACTTCATGTGACGATGAACAAATCAATCTGAGACTGAATAAAGAGGTTTCCTGCACCTATGCACAAAAAACAAGAGACAGTAAATCTACCTCTTCTTCTAGAGCTTCTTCACCAGCACAACttgaagcagcagagaaactgaagcaaGTTAAAACTAGACTGCAGCTGGTAGATCTGGCTGGCAGTGAGTGTGTAG GAATGTCTGGAGTGACAGGCGCAGCACTGAGGGAAACATCGTTTATCAACCGCAGCTTGTCTGCCCTAGCAGATGTCCTTGGAGCAATAGCAGAACAGCGATCTCATGTACCGTATCGAAACAGCAAACTTACACATCTGCTCCAGGACTCTGTAG GAGGTGATGCTAAACTGCTGGTAATGCTGTGCATCTCTCCCAGTCAGAAGTACTTAACAGAATCAGTGCAGTCTTTGGGATTTGGAACTCGTGCTCGGCAAGTTCAGAGAGGacaaatcaagaaaagaaatctcCCAGTGCtgactaaaacaaaataa
- the KIF25 gene encoding kinesin-like protein KIF25 isoform X1 — protein MRPRGGFGPGPVWAQRVRQLEQRARTQEERIVALETENAALHLKLAAYQGWAGRSVNEILQLYSAHGQQQKLQRSSVVSHLHEAIKRLKQDMKSLHSFALELSKDIQRQYKVCLYQVLTAVQGIQLQNEAMQMFQMKAFDLEQSLQEVTERYEREKQKRRALHNSLVELRGNIRVHCRIRPSLPFDHAAGHSVSQDRQRNSLENVAYAIDDETVLVRCSRPGHAPINKTFQFERVYSATESQDTVFADVAPLLTSLLDGYNVCIMAYGQTGSGKTYTMLGPQLEENFALVDEDESELGIIPRATQELFRLISEKPPGSYWVEVSVVEVYNNEVFDLLAKDSCGKVFGIKRDVITTREGKSDVPLLTYETVANTSEFLHLVIKGLQLRVRHPTLVHAHSSRSHLVVTLTINTVVSGDNVGTSCDDEQINLRLNKEVSCTYAQKTRDSKSTSSSRASSPAQLEAAEKLKQVKTRLQLVDLAGSECVGMSGVTGAALRETSFINRSLSALADVLGAIAEQRSHVPYRNSKLTHLLQDSVGGDAKLLVMLCISPSQKYLTESVQSLGFGTRARQVQRGQIKKRNLPVLTKTK, from the exons ATGCGGCCGCGGGGAGGGTTCGGCCCGGGCCCGGTGTGGGCACAGCGTGTGcggcagctggagcagagagcGCGA aCCCAAGAAGAAAGAATAGTTGCCctggaaactgaaaatgctgctCTCCATCTAAAACTTGCAGCG TATCAAGGATGGGCTGGAAGAAGCGTTAATGAGATACTGCAGCTCTACTCCGCtcatgggcagcagcagaagttgcAGAGGAGTTCTGTTGTAAGTCACCTACATGAAGCAATAAAG AGGCTTAAGCAAGACATGAAGAGCCTCCATTCATTTGCTCTTGAGCTTTCAAAAGACATTCAGCGTCAGTACAAAGTTTGTCTTTACCAAGTTTTGACAGCAGTCCAAGGGatacagctgcaaaatgaagcAATGCAAA tgtttCAGATGAAGGCTTTTGATCTTGAGCAGTCCCTGCAAGAGGTGACAGAGAGATAcgagagagaaaagcagaagaggagggCTCTACATAACAGCTTAGTT GAGCTGAGAGGGAATATCAGAGTCCATTGTAGGATCCGACCATCACTGCCTTTTGATCATGCTGCTGGACATTCAGTATCACAAGATAG gcaaaGAAACTCTCTAGAAAATGTGGCATACGCCATTGATGAT GAAACTGTCCTTGTAAGGTGTAGCCGTCCTGGTCATGCACCAATAAACAAGACTTTTCAGTTTGAAAG AGTTTACAGTGCTACTGAGTCTCAGGACACAGTGTTTGCAGATGTGGCGCCTTTGCTAACATCTCTCCTGGATGG GTACAATGTGTGTATTATGGCTTATGGACAGACTGGAAGTGGGAAAACATACACAATGTTGGGACCACAGTTAGAAGAGAACTTTGCACTTGTCGATGAAGATGAATCAGAGCTTGGAATTATTCCTCGTGCTACCCAGGAACTGTTCAG acttatttcagaaaagccaCCAGGAAGTTACTGGGTTGAGGTTTCTGTTGTAGAAGTGTATAATAATGAAGTTTTTGATCTTCTGGCCAAAGACAGTTGTGGAAAAGTATTTGGCATCAAACGTGACGTCATCACaaccagagaaggaaaaagtgatGTTCCATTGCTTACGTATGA GACTGTTGCAAACACATCTGAATTTTTGCACCTAGTTATCAAAGGCCTACAGCTAAGAGTCAGGCACCCAACACTGGTGCATGCTCATTCCTCTCGTTCCCATCTGGTGGTTACATTGACCATAAACACAGTTGTCTCTGGAGATAACGTCG GTACTTCATGTGACGATGAACAAATCAATCTGAGACTGAATAAAGAGGTTTCCTGCACCTATGCACAAAAAACAAGAGACAGTAAATCTACCTCTTCTTCTAGAGCTTCTTCACCAGCACAACttgaagcagcagagaaactgaagcaaGTTAAAACTAGACTGCAGCTGGTAGATCTGGCTGGCAGTGAGTGTGTAG GAATGTCTGGAGTGACAGGCGCAGCACTGAGGGAAACATCGTTTATCAACCGCAGCTTGTCTGCCCTAGCAGATGTCCTTGGAGCAATAGCAGAACAGCGATCTCATGTACCGTATCGAAACAGCAAACTTACACATCTGCTCCAGGACTCTGTAG GAGGTGATGCTAAACTGCTGGTAATGCTGTGCATCTCTCCCAGTCAGAAGTACTTAACAGAATCAGTGCAGTCTTTGGGATTTGGAACTCGTGCTCGGCAAGTTCAGAGAGGacaaatcaagaaaagaaatctcCCAGTGCtgactaaaacaaaataa